The Algoriphagus sp. TR-M9 genome has a window encoding:
- a CDS encoding Uma2 family endonuclease has translation MKEYRIPQKENIDLDAFEEPSSSFGGYSYADYLKWDYEEIVELIKGKVFAKPPFPRLRHQEVLGEIICQIHTFLTKGTAHVYQAPFDIRLSKNHDYSMIESVVQPDIYVIYDSDKLDDYGCFGAPDLIVEIISNGNSRVELQDKYKLYEEFGVREYWVVHPKDCSLMVYTLVNTKFQSSRLFTTGDVFHSTVIEGFFLDMEKVFDNSILPK, from the coding sequence ATGAAAGAATATAGAATTCCTCAGAAAGAGAATATAGATCTGGATGCTTTTGAGGAGCCAAGTAGTTCCTTTGGAGGGTATTCTTATGCTGATTATCTCAAATGGGATTATGAGGAGATTGTTGAGTTGATCAAGGGGAAGGTATTCGCTAAACCACCATTCCCACGACTTCGACATCAAGAGGTTTTAGGTGAAATTATTTGCCAAATTCATACCTTTTTGACCAAAGGAACCGCTCATGTTTATCAAGCACCTTTTGATATAAGGCTCTCAAAAAATCATGATTACTCAATGATTGAGTCAGTAGTTCAGCCAGATATTTACGTGATCTATGATTCTGATAAATTAGATGATTATGGCTGTTTTGGCGCGCCTGATTTAATCGTAGAAATTATATCTAACGGAAATAGCCGAGTGGAACTTCAAGACAAGTATAAATTATATGAAGAATTTGGAGTGCGTGAATATTGGGTGGTTCATCCTAAAGATTGCTCTTTGATGGTTTATACTTTGGTTAATACGAAATTTCAATCGTCACGCCTTTTTACCACAGGTGATGTTTTTCACTCTACGGTGATTGAGGGCTTCTTTCTTGATATGGAAAAGGTTTTTGACAATTCTATTCTTCCCAAATAG
- the hutG gene encoding formimidoylglutamase, producing the protein MLHQNPNPSLWTGRKSETIEYWHQAAISVRDLKLDEGQQTPKVGILGYAGEEGVKRNQGRLGTAEGPNAIRKSLGMLAFHLPEKSRIFDYGDIYTENSDLESSHDLITKTVIELLETKHFPILLGGGHDLALAHGRGIYQHLASKNQKLGIINMDAHFDLRPTIDGLGHSGSPFLQLAQENPDTFQYLCLGVQRSVNPKSLFKTADEVGAKWMVMEDFRLNNWEVIQEKILWFLDSVDKIYLSVDMDGFSSAFAPGVSAPSPMGFRPEFAFKVFELLASSKKLISMDVVELNPAFDHDHATARLAARCAEYVARKVLGLL; encoded by the coding sequence ATGCTTCATCAAAACCCAAATCCTTCCCTTTGGACAGGCAGAAAATCGGAAACTATTGAATACTGGCACCAAGCTGCAATTTCGGTCAGAGACCTTAAGCTAGACGAAGGTCAGCAAACTCCAAAAGTTGGCATTTTAGGATACGCAGGAGAAGAGGGAGTGAAAAGAAATCAAGGCAGATTAGGAACCGCGGAAGGTCCAAATGCGATACGAAAAAGCCTGGGAATGCTAGCTTTTCACCTTCCTGAGAAAAGTAGAATTTTTGATTATGGAGACATTTACACGGAAAATTCTGACCTAGAATCCAGCCACGATCTGATTACAAAAACCGTTATAGAATTATTGGAAACCAAGCATTTCCCAATTCTTTTAGGAGGCGGGCATGATTTGGCTTTGGCTCACGGTAGAGGTATTTATCAGCATTTAGCTTCCAAAAATCAAAAGCTTGGCATCATCAATATGGATGCACATTTTGACCTCCGGCCTACCATCGATGGACTGGGGCATTCAGGTTCTCCCTTTCTTCAGCTCGCTCAGGAGAATCCAGATACATTTCAATATTTATGCTTAGGCGTGCAGCGATCTGTCAATCCAAAATCTCTATTTAAAACGGCCGATGAAGTCGGGGCAAAATGGATGGTGATGGAAGATTTCAGATTGAATAACTGGGAAGTCATTCAGGAAAAAATCCTTTGGTTTCTCGACTCAGTGGACAAAATCTACCTCAGCGTGGACATGGATGGTTTTTCTTCGGCTTTTGCACCCGGCGTATCTGCACCATCTCCCATGGGTTTCAGACCTGAGTTCGCATTTAAGGTTTTTGAGTTGCTTGCATCCAGCAAAAAACTGATTTCCATGGATGTGGTTGAGCTCAACCCTGCTTTTGACCATGATCATGCTACGGCAAGACTGGCCGCCAGGTGTGCTGAATATGTGGCAAGAAAGGTATTGGGATTACTTTAA
- the hutH gene encoding histidine ammonia-lyase has translation METFKYGLDQLTAGIALKLARKELKGILSPETREKVQASSQAVANIANREKAVYGINTGFGPLCTSKISAADTQTLQENLLKSHAVGLGEPVAIEISKLMLVLKLQALAQGFSGIRLETLDRMIWMLENEVIPVVPIQGSVGASGDLAPLSHLFLPLLGLGKVHFEGKIQRTSAVFEKLEMNALSLGPKEGLALINGTQFMAAYGVKIVDRLHNLLVHADITGAMMIEGLMGSIKPFSPELHQLRPFAGNQHVAQTILNLLHESEIVNSHLDCARVQDPYSLRCMPQVHGASRNAWLHLKEAIETEINSVTDNPVVFSEDHTISGGSFHGQPIALPLDYSCLAASELGNISDRRIYLSLEGDTPGVPKLLLKETGLNSGLMIPQYTTAALASENKGLCFPASADSIPTSLGQEDHVSMGSIGARKALRVIENVEKILGIELFYAAQAMDFHAPLKSGKVMTAIHEHVRTKITPVINDRVMTEDMEVAIEMIQSGELIAISNQVAKEEGLPFETEWSELFSL, from the coding sequence ATGGAAACTTTCAAATACGGATTAGACCAACTGACTGCCGGCATAGCTTTAAAGCTAGCGAGGAAAGAACTCAAAGGAATTCTAAGCCCTGAAACCCGGGAAAAAGTTCAAGCTTCTTCCCAAGCAGTTGCCAATATTGCTAACCGTGAAAAGGCAGTTTACGGTATCAATACAGGTTTCGGTCCTCTTTGCACCAGCAAAATTTCCGCTGCTGACACGCAGACCTTACAGGAAAATCTCCTAAAAAGTCATGCCGTAGGTTTGGGAGAGCCTGTGGCAATCGAAATCTCCAAACTCATGCTTGTGTTGAAGCTACAGGCCTTGGCTCAGGGATTTTCAGGGATTCGACTGGAAACCTTGGATCGAATGATTTGGATGTTGGAAAATGAGGTGATTCCAGTCGTTCCCATCCAAGGGTCAGTTGGCGCATCCGGTGATTTAGCTCCACTTTCTCATTTGTTTTTGCCTTTGCTTGGACTTGGCAAGGTTCATTTCGAAGGAAAGATACAACGAACATCCGCAGTTTTTGAGAAGCTAGAAATGAATGCACTTTCTCTTGGGCCAAAAGAAGGATTGGCCCTAATCAACGGAACGCAATTCATGGCGGCATACGGAGTAAAAATCGTAGATCGCCTGCATAATTTGCTTGTGCATGCTGACATTACCGGAGCAATGATGATTGAGGGATTGATGGGTTCGATCAAACCATTTTCTCCAGAATTGCATCAGCTTAGACCTTTCGCAGGAAATCAGCATGTAGCTCAGACTATCCTGAACTTACTTCATGAGTCCGAAATCGTTAATTCCCATTTGGATTGCGCCCGAGTACAAGATCCCTATTCTTTGCGATGCATGCCGCAAGTCCATGGGGCATCGAGAAATGCTTGGTTGCACTTGAAAGAGGCTATCGAAACAGAAATAAATTCTGTTACAGACAATCCTGTTGTTTTCAGTGAAGATCACACGATTTCAGGAGGTAGTTTTCATGGCCAACCCATCGCTTTGCCCTTGGATTATTCCTGCCTTGCTGCATCCGAATTAGGGAATATTTCAGATCGAAGAATCTATCTTTCCCTAGAAGGAGATACGCCTGGAGTTCCAAAATTGCTTTTGAAAGAAACCGGTTTGAATTCCGGTTTGATGATCCCACAATACACAACAGCGGCTTTGGCATCAGAAAACAAAGGACTTTGCTTTCCTGCATCTGCGGACAGTATCCCTACCTCATTGGGGCAGGAAGACCATGTGAGTATGGGTTCGATAGGTGCTAGAAAAGCTTTGCGAGTAATTGAGAATGTGGAGAAAATCTTGGGAATTGAGTTGTTCTACGCTGCTCAGGCTATGGACTTTCACGCTCCTTTGAAATCAGGAAAAGTAATGACCGCGATTCATGAGCACGTCCGAACCAAAATCACTCCTGTCATTAATGATCGGGTGATGACTGAGGATATGGAAGTGGCAATCGAGATGATTCAAAGTGGCGAGTTGATTGCTATTTCTAATCAGGTAGCCAAAGAAGAAGGTTTGCCTTTTGAGACGGAGTGGAGTGAATTATTTAGCTTATAA
- a CDS encoding urocanate hydratase translates to MNFQEQISQGIPSQLPSKRSRNTTLSHAPKRKDILSIEEKKLALRNALRYFPKEWHAELASEFLAELKDFGRIYMYRFMPDYEMRARPIEDYPARSKQAAAIMLMIQNNLDPAVAQHPEELITYGGNGAVFQNWAQYLLVMKYLSEMSDEQTLHIYSGHPMGLFPSSKEGPRVVVTNGMMIPNYSKPDDWEKFNALGVTQYGQMTAGSFMYIGPQGIVHGTTITVMNAFRKKLKAGETPAGKLFLTAGLGGMSGAQPKAGNIAGCITICAEVNPAAARKRHEQGWVDELIENLDELVLRTQLAKRNKEVVSLAFIGNIVDVWERFDQEEIFVELGSDQTSLHNPWAGGYYPIGLSFEESNQLMAKDPEAFKGKVQESLQRHAASINKHVAKGTYFFDYGNAFLLEASRAGADVMAENGIDFRYPSYVQDILGPMCFDYGFGPFRWVCTSGKAEDLRKSDQIAARVLKEIMQNSPESIQQQMQDNITWIEEAEKNKLVVGSQARILYADAEGRAKIAKAFNDAILSGEISAPIVLGRDHHDVSGTDSPYRETSNIYDGSKFTADMAIHNVIGDSFRGATWISIHNGGGVGWGEVMNGGFGMVLDGSEDAERKLKSMLFYDVNNGIARRAWARNSGSLEAIQREMDRSPGLKVTIPNLVDEEIISSIWEE, encoded by the coding sequence ATGAATTTCCAAGAGCAAATATCCCAAGGCATTCCTTCTCAACTTCCTTCAAAAAGATCCCGAAACACAACTTTGAGCCATGCTCCTAAGCGCAAGGATATTCTTTCGATAGAAGAGAAAAAACTGGCTTTGAGGAATGCACTGCGCTATTTCCCTAAAGAATGGCATGCGGAATTGGCAAGTGAATTTTTAGCAGAATTGAAGGATTTTGGCAGAATCTATATGTACCGATTTATGCCGGATTACGAAATGCGGGCAAGACCTATCGAAGACTATCCAGCCAGGTCAAAACAAGCAGCGGCAATTATGCTAATGATTCAGAACAACCTGGATCCGGCGGTCGCTCAGCACCCTGAAGAATTGATCACTTACGGTGGAAATGGAGCAGTTTTCCAAAACTGGGCTCAATATCTTTTGGTGATGAAATATCTATCTGAGATGAGCGATGAGCAGACTTTGCATATCTATTCAGGCCATCCCATGGGCCTTTTCCCTTCATCCAAAGAGGGTCCAAGAGTTGTCGTAACCAATGGGATGATGATTCCGAATTACTCCAAGCCGGATGATTGGGAGAAATTCAATGCATTGGGTGTGACGCAATACGGACAAATGACTGCTGGTTCATTTATGTACATTGGTCCACAAGGAATTGTGCACGGCACTACCATCACCGTGATGAATGCTTTTCGCAAAAAACTGAAAGCAGGAGAAACGCCAGCAGGAAAACTATTTTTGACAGCTGGTTTGGGCGGAATGAGTGGCGCTCAACCGAAAGCTGGGAATATCGCAGGTTGTATCACTATTTGCGCTGAGGTGAATCCTGCCGCAGCGAGGAAAAGACATGAGCAAGGATGGGTGGATGAATTAATTGAAAATTTGGATGAACTGGTTCTCCGTACGCAACTAGCTAAGCGTAACAAAGAGGTCGTCTCTCTGGCTTTCATAGGGAATATCGTGGATGTCTGGGAGCGATTTGACCAAGAAGAAATTTTCGTGGAATTGGGTTCTGACCAGACATCACTTCATAATCCTTGGGCTGGAGGTTATTATCCTATTGGACTTTCTTTCGAAGAATCGAATCAACTAATGGCAAAAGATCCAGAGGCCTTCAAAGGTAAAGTTCAGGAGAGCCTACAAAGACATGCTGCTTCGATCAACAAGCATGTTGCAAAGGGAACCTACTTTTTCGATTACGGGAATGCTTTTTTGCTGGAAGCTTCAAGAGCTGGAGCAGATGTGATGGCTGAGAATGGAATCGATTTCCGATATCCTTCCTATGTGCAGGACATTTTGGGACCTATGTGTTTCGATTATGGTTTCGGTCCATTCCGATGGGTTTGTACCTCTGGCAAAGCCGAAGATTTGAGAAAATCAGATCAGATTGCCGCAAGAGTTTTGAAAGAAATCATGCAGAATTCCCCGGAATCCATCCAACAGCAAATGCAGGATAATATCACTTGGATAGAAGAAGCTGAGAAGAACAAATTGGTCGTTGGCTCTCAGGCAAGAATCCTTTATGCTGATGCTGAAGGCAGAGCAAAAATCGCCAAAGCATTCAACGATGCAATTCTATCTGGAGAGATTTCTGCTCCGATTGTGCTGGGTCGAGATCATCATGATGTAAGCGGGACAGATTCACCTTACCGTGAAACAAGCAATATCTACGATGGCAGTAAGTTTACCGCAGATATGGCTATTCATAATGTGATTGGAGATAGTTTTAGAGGAGCAACCTGGATTTCGATCCACAATGGTGGCGGTGTAGGCTGGGGAGAAGTGATGAATGGAGGTTTCGGGATGGTACTAGACGGATCAGAGGATGCAGAAAGAAAACTGAAATCCATGCTTTTTTACGATGTAAATAATGGAATTGCCCGAAGAGCTTGGGCTAGAAATTCAGGGTCTTTGGAAGCGATTCAAAGGGAAATGGATAGAAGTCCAGGATTGAAGGTCACCATTCCAAATTTGGTGGATGAGGAAATTATTAGCTCTATTTGGGAAGAATAG
- a CDS encoding helix-turn-helix domain-containing protein, translating to MKQPELGKKISEMRKAKGLTQEELVEMCNLNVRTIQRIEAGEVTPRSYTIKALFEALGAQLENIESEKKPVYPKSLVPWLYTGLGAGLIYFFLSYFDISMEVEWMEGSYTNSLTFGLVKVGVMITFSLFLFGLIKMTGAFPNKILQIALWVMLIANGIWYSIDLISLATSSFRMEDYYVVKLGTFGVAYGFIGAGFLCYKNLWSNIPQILGGLGIVSGILIFSVVGALFALIPLTMFEIGELAFMIWGINKIGRTSSPDSTFSAEFQSQ from the coding sequence ATGAAACAACCAGAATTAGGCAAGAAAATCTCTGAAATGAGAAAAGCAAAAGGATTGACTCAGGAGGAGTTGGTCGAGATGTGCAACCTGAATGTGCGCACGATACAGCGCATCGAAGCAGGGGAGGTGACTCCGAGGAGCTATACGATCAAAGCACTTTTTGAGGCTTTGGGAGCTCAGTTGGAAAATATAGAATCGGAGAAGAAGCCTGTTTATCCAAAGTCATTAGTTCCATGGCTTTACACAGGTTTAGGTGCAGGATTAATCTATTTCTTTTTGAGCTATTTTGATATTAGTATGGAAGTCGAGTGGATGGAAGGAAGTTATACCAATTCTTTAACCTTTGGATTAGTGAAGGTTGGTGTTATGATTACATTTTCTTTATTCCTTTTTGGATTGATCAAAATGACTGGAGCTTTTCCGAACAAGATACTTCAGATAGCACTTTGGGTGATGCTGATTGCAAATGGAATTTGGTATTCAATTGATTTGATTTCCCTTGCTACATCTTCTTTTAGAATGGAAGATTATTATGTCGTTAAGCTAGGGACATTTGGTGTTGCTTATGGATTTATAGGAGCCGGGTTTCTATGCTATAAAAACCTCTGGTCTAATATCCCTCAGATTTTAGGCGGATTAGGAATAGTTTCTGGAATATTGATCTTTTCAGTGGTAGGAGCCCTTTTCGCACTGATTCCTTTGACCATGTTTGAGATTGGAGAACTAGCATTTATGATTTGGGGAATAAATAAAATCGGGAGAACTTCTTCTCCCGATTCTACTTTTTCAGCTGAGTTTCAAAGTCAATAA
- the hutI gene encoding imidazolonepropionase, protein MKKLIGPISQLLTLDKLPLKGALKDEQLEILENAGILIEDEKILEVGTFSDLMKKANSLNAEIIELKGDFVALPGWIDCHTHICFGGTRAQDFAMRNAGKSYLEIAEAGGGIWDTVTQTRKLTQSELADRTISNANRHLSEGVTTIEVKSGYGLNVAEELKMLRAIKQACQETKADLIPTCLAAHVKPRDFEGTNQEYLEMISEELFPILKSENLADRIDSFVEKSAFSPEEIDSYYQKAKDLGFDLTVHADQFTKGGSTVAVKFKAKSADHLEASTEKEIALLANSKTVAVALPGASIGLGCAFTPARKILDQGGSLAIGSDWNPGSAPMGDLLTQASILATFEKLSSAEVLSALTSRAAWALGLEDRGVLKTGLLADFNLFPTSDYREILYHQGKLKPAQVWKKGVKI, encoded by the coding sequence ATGAAAAAACTAATCGGCCCTATATCACAACTATTGACTCTAGACAAACTCCCGTTAAAAGGTGCGTTGAAAGATGAGCAATTGGAGATTTTAGAAAATGCAGGGATTTTGATTGAGGATGAAAAGATTCTGGAAGTAGGGACTTTCTCTGATCTTATGAAGAAAGCTAATTCACTGAACGCTGAAATCATTGAGCTAAAAGGAGATTTTGTGGCTCTTCCAGGTTGGATCGATTGTCACACGCATATTTGTTTTGGAGGGACACGGGCGCAAGATTTTGCCATGAGGAATGCTGGTAAATCCTACTTGGAAATCGCTGAAGCTGGAGGTGGAATTTGGGATACAGTAACCCAAACTAGAAAACTCACGCAATCAGAACTTGCAGACCGAACTATTTCAAATGCAAATAGACATCTAAGCGAAGGAGTGACGACAATCGAAGTCAAGAGTGGTTATGGTCTAAATGTAGCCGAAGAACTCAAAATGCTTCGTGCCATCAAACAAGCGTGTCAAGAAACCAAAGCTGACTTAATCCCAACTTGCTTGGCAGCTCATGTGAAACCTAGGGATTTTGAGGGCACAAATCAAGAATACCTGGAAATGATTTCTGAGGAGCTCTTTCCAATTCTCAAATCAGAGAATCTTGCAGACAGGATAGATTCATTTGTCGAAAAAAGCGCTTTTTCTCCAGAAGAAATAGACAGCTATTACCAAAAAGCAAAAGATTTAGGCTTCGATCTTACTGTTCATGCCGATCAATTCACTAAAGGCGGATCTACAGTTGCCGTGAAATTCAAAGCTAAATCCGCAGACCATTTGGAGGCTTCGACTGAAAAAGAAATAGCCCTTTTAGCGAATTCAAAAACCGTTGCAGTTGCTCTTCCGGGAGCTTCAATTGGACTAGGCTGTGCTTTCACTCCTGCCCGCAAAATCCTAGATCAAGGTGGTTCTTTGGCAATTGGAAGTGACTGGAATCCAGGTTCCGCTCCCATGGGAGATTTGCTAACACAGGCTTCCATTTTAGCAACTTTCGAGAAACTCAGTTCCGCAGAAGTTCTTTCAGCACTGACTTCCCGTGCAGCTTGGGCTTTAGGATTGGAAGACAGAGGAGTATTGAAAACTGGTCTTTTAGCTGACTTCAACCTTTTCCCAACTTCAGATTATAGAGAAATCCTTTATCACCAAGGGAAATTGAAACCTGCACAGGTGTGGAAAAAAGGTGTTAAGATTTAA
- a CDS encoding LysR family transcriptional regulator, with the protein MELRHLNYFKAVAEELNFRKAAERLFISQPGLSRQIKQLEEMLEVQLFERDQKHVALTVAGTYLKGEVDFVLNHLEMTRSQLKLIAAGKIGELRIGFLGSASNQVLPDFLSKLNSQQPLISTSLEELSNAVQVEMIEKDKLDLGFVRLASVPSDLEMKVVLRDSFSLVVPTDHPITAQDFTSVNQFKNESFVLFSSDYSNLYYEQIIGICRDAGFSPRIRHKSVHALTIFKLVENGMGVAIVPTSLKEGYELNVRFMQIPNIPQFTELSAIWKAENRNPALKQVLPLI; encoded by the coding sequence ATGGAGTTACGACATCTGAATTATTTTAAGGCTGTAGCAGAAGAGTTGAATTTCCGGAAAGCAGCTGAGCGCTTGTTTATTTCGCAACCTGGATTGAGCCGACAGATTAAGCAGTTGGAAGAAATGCTGGAGGTTCAGTTATTTGAACGAGATCAGAAACATGTGGCATTGACGGTGGCTGGGACTTACCTCAAAGGGGAGGTTGATTTTGTGCTCAATCATCTGGAGATGACCAGAAGCCAGCTGAAGTTGATAGCAGCAGGAAAAATCGGAGAATTAAGAATCGGTTTTTTGGGATCGGCATCCAATCAGGTTTTGCCGGATTTTCTTTCGAAATTGAATTCTCAACAACCCTTGATCAGTACGAGTTTGGAAGAGCTTAGTAACGCTGTTCAGGTGGAAATGATTGAGAAAGATAAGCTGGATCTGGGTTTTGTAAGATTGGCTTCTGTGCCGAGTGATTTGGAAATGAAGGTGGTTTTGCGAGATAGCTTTTCACTGGTGGTGCCAACAGATCATCCGATTACAGCGCAAGATTTTACTTCAGTTAATCAGTTTAAGAACGAATCATTTGTGCTTTTCTCCTCGGACTATAGCAATCTATATTACGAGCAGATCATTGGGATTTGTCGAGATGCAGGTTTTTCTCCCAGAATCAGGCATAAATCCGTGCATGCGTTGACGATTTTCAAGCTAGTGGAAAATGGAATGGGAGTGGCGATTGTGCCTACTTCATTGAAAGAAGGATATGAACTGAATGTACGATTTATGCAGATTCCGAATATTCCGCAATTCACGGAGCTTTCAGCGATTTGGAAGGCTGAAAATAGAAATCCTGCATTAAAGCAAGTTTTGCCTTTGATCTAG